In Alteribacter keqinensis, the sequence AAGATGCCGGCCCTTGTCCCACCCTAACTATGTTCCGGAGATTGTTCGAACGCTTGTAGAAGCGGTTGAAAAAAATCCGGAAAAAAGATGGAAAGAGAAGGACTTCAAGGAATTATCTGTTGACCCCTCTACCGCCCGGCGTCAGTTCAAAAGAAGGTTTGGTATGACGTTTGTTGAATATGCCCGTGCAAGAAGAATGGGCATTGCGATGAAAGAAATCCGATCGGGCAAACCTGTCATCGAAGCTCAGTTGTCCTCCGGGTATGAATCCAGCAGCGGGTTTAGAGATGCGTTTTCCCGCATTATGGGAAACGCCCCTTCGTTAACTGGAGAAAGGAACATCTTAAAGGTCTCCTGGTTTGATACACGACTCGGTCCCATGATTATTATTGCAGGTGAGGATGGTCTTTATCTCCTGGAATTTGTGGATCGCAAAGGGTTGGAGCGTGAGGTAGAACGTCTGAGGCATAAAACCAAGTCAGCTGTTATTCCAGGCAAAACCAAACATACGCTTTCGATTGAAAGGGAATTGGATCTTTATTTTAAGGGTCACCTGACTGATTTCAGAACAACCATTAAGACAATGGGCACCCCCTTTCAAGAAGAGGTGTGGAAAAAACTGCGGGAGATCCCTCATGGTCAAACACGGACGTATACTGAAATGGCATCCGCAATTGGAAAACCGTTATCCATACGTGCGGTTGCCAATGCAAATGGTGCAAATCAGATTGCGATTGTTATCCCCTGTCACAGAGTCATCAGAGCCTGCGGTGAAACAGGCGGGTACGGAGGAGGCTCTGCCCGTAAAAAGTGGCTGATTAATCATGAAAAGCAGGAAGTAAATGATGTTGAATCAACTAAAACCTGCGAAAATAGTATTTAGGTTTTGTGTAAAAGAGAGCATTATTGAATTTTTGCAGATATAGGGAAAGAGGAGCCGGGCTTTGCGCTGCAGCTCCTCTTTGTTATTAACAAGTACTTTTACTACTAAACTCTTTACTAAAAATTATGGCGCCCAAAGCTGATCGTAGCCGTTCTTCTGTGAATACACATACATCTTCTGGATCTTTTCCTCCTGGTAGCTTTCCAGAAGAGGGGTAATGTCCGCTTCTTTTAACGTAATCAGCTCATCATTCCGTTCTTTGATTTTATCCAAAAACAAGCCGTTAGCGAGCTTGTCCCTCTTCGATGTATTACACTTACTGCAAGCCAGAACGAGATTCCATATCTGATCGGACTGGACGAAGGACCACGGGACAAAGTGATCCACGTGAATCTGCCTTTTCCCACGGCTCAGGTCCTTCTCACAGTAAAAGCAACGCTGTTCAAAATAATGAAGAAGCACTCTCTCAAAAGGCTTGAGGTTGCCGCGCTTTGTGATGTCTTCCACCTTCATAATCACGTGATCCACAGAACGGCCGTTCAGTTCTTCAATCTTTTTGGCCATATGAAAGTTTGTGAGCTGGGTGAGAAGAAGCTG encodes:
- a CDS encoding bifunctional transcriptional activator/DNA repair enzyme AdaA — its product is MLSLQRKKEFYQALLEKNTEFDGVFFVGVKTTSIFCRPTCPARKPKFENCEFYLTAQQTLLASFRPCRRCRPLSHPNYVPEIVRTLVEAVEKNPEKRWKEKDFKELSVDPSTARRQFKRRFGMTFVEYARARRMGIAMKEIRSGKPVIEAQLSSGYESSSGFRDAFSRIMGNAPSLTGERNILKVSWFDTRLGPMIIIAGEDGLYLLEFVDRKGLEREVERLRHKTKSAVIPGKTKHTLSIERELDLYFKGHLTDFRTTIKTMGTPFQEEVWKKLREIPHGQTRTYTEMASAIGKPLSIRAVANANGANQIAIVIPCHRVIRACGETGGYGGGSARKKWLINHEKQEVNDVESTKTCENSI